One window of Entelurus aequoreus isolate RoL-2023_Sb linkage group LG06, RoL_Eaeq_v1.1, whole genome shotgun sequence genomic DNA carries:
- the LOC133651443 gene encoding heparan sulfate glucosamine 3-O-sulfotransferase 4-like — MAFWSGTFTSKVPRKILFMFTLSLSVTYLFYSLMSCYNSLQFPLQDNFAYQARLATEETTLVRDQLYSTSAEAEFTHRSTVVSIVHRDEALAEDEEEEDRHARPPSATESTRQRAVSTTEGDLRVNCTSDYGEKKLPQAIIIGVKKGGTRALLEALRVHPDVRAVGNEPHFFDRNYEKGLDWYR; from the coding sequence ATGGCATTCTGGTCCGGCACTTTCACCTCTAAAGTGCCCAGGAAAATCTTGTTCATGTTCACCCTGTCCCTGTCGGTCACCTACTTGTTCTACAGCTTGATGAGCTGCTACAACTCGCTCCAGTTCCCGCTGCAGGACAACTTTGCCTACCAGGCTCGGCTGGCCACCGAGGAGACCACTTTGGTGAGGGACCAACTTTACTCCACCTCCGCTGAGGCCGAGTTCACCCACAGGAGCACGGTGGTCTCCATCGTGCACCGGGATGAGGCGCTGgcggaggacgaggaggaggaggaccgcCATGCCCGGCCGCCGTCCGCCACCGAGTCCACGCGCCAGCGGGCGGTCAGCACCACGGAGGGCGACCTGCGGGTGAACTGCACCTCGGATTACGGCGAGAAGAAGCTCCCGCAAGCCATCATCATCGGGGTGAAGAAAGGCGGCACCCGGGCGCTGCTGGAGGCTCTCAGGGTGCACCCGGATGTCAGGGCCGTGGGGAACGAGCCGCACTTCTTCGACAGGAACTACGAGAAGGGTCTGGACTGGTACAGGTGA